From a region of the Azospirillum formosense genome:
- a CDS encoding YifB family Mg chelatase-like AAA ATPase, giving the protein MVARINTVAFQGIEVLDIDVQVQMSGGIVAFTVVGLPDKAVAESRERVRAALHALGLALPAKRITVNLAPADVLKEGSHFDLPIALALLTVMGVLPDLEMSRYCALGELALDGALTPVAGVLPAAINALAHDRGLICPEACGGEAAWAGEGLDVLAPATLLALINHFRGQQVLTRPRPRIQESAEAPLDLRDVKGNETAKRALEVAAAGSHNLLMIGPPGSGKSMLAARLPGLLPPLDPAEALEVSMIHSVAGLLEGGRLLRQRPYRSPHQSASLPALVGGGSRAKPGEISLAHKGVLFLDELPEFPRGTLEALRQPLETGKAVVSRANHHVTYPARVQLIAAMNPCRCGHLDDPSLACARAPKCAADYQSKISGPLFDRIDLHIDVPAVSPADLSLPPPAEGSADVAARVALARAVQAERYAGFGPFPEGRAVRTNAEADGELLEKAAAPDQPGRALLTEAAERLKLSARGYHRVMRVARTLADLDGGGGVRRPHVAEALGYRRIAPGR; this is encoded by the coding sequence ATGGTTGCGCGGATCAACACGGTGGCGTTCCAGGGCATCGAGGTTCTGGACATCGACGTTCAGGTTCAGATGTCCGGGGGCATCGTCGCCTTCACCGTCGTCGGCCTGCCCGACAAGGCGGTGGCCGAGAGCCGGGAGCGGGTGCGGGCGGCTTTGCACGCGCTTGGCCTTGCCCTGCCGGCCAAGCGGATCACCGTCAACCTCGCCCCGGCGGACGTGCTGAAGGAGGGCAGCCACTTCGACCTGCCCATCGCGCTGGCCCTGCTGACCGTCATGGGCGTGCTGCCCGACCTGGAGATGAGCCGTTACTGCGCGCTCGGCGAGTTGGCGCTGGACGGGGCGCTGACCCCGGTGGCCGGGGTGCTGCCGGCGGCGATCAACGCGCTGGCCCACGACCGCGGGCTGATCTGCCCGGAGGCCTGCGGCGGCGAGGCCGCCTGGGCGGGGGAGGGGCTGGACGTGCTGGCGCCCGCCACGCTGCTCGCCCTCATCAACCATTTCCGCGGCCAGCAGGTGCTGACCCGCCCGCGCCCGCGCATCCAGGAGAGCGCCGAGGCGCCGCTCGACCTGCGCGACGTCAAGGGCAACGAGACGGCCAAGCGCGCGCTGGAGGTCGCCGCCGCCGGATCGCACAATCTGCTGATGATCGGGCCGCCCGGCTCCGGCAAGTCGATGCTGGCGGCGCGGCTGCCCGGCCTGCTGCCGCCGCTCGACCCGGCGGAGGCGCTGGAGGTGTCGATGATCCACAGCGTCGCCGGGCTGCTGGAAGGCGGCCGGCTGCTGCGCCAGCGCCCCTACCGTTCGCCGCACCAGTCGGCCAGCCTGCCCGCCCTGGTCGGCGGCGGATCGCGCGCCAAGCCCGGCGAGATTTCCCTGGCCCACAAGGGCGTGCTGTTCCTCGACGAATTGCCCGAATTCCCGCGCGGCACGCTGGAGGCGCTGCGCCAGCCGCTGGAGACCGGAAAGGCGGTGGTCAGCCGGGCCAACCACCATGTGACCTACCCGGCGCGGGTGCAGTTGATCGCGGCGATGAACCCCTGCCGCTGCGGCCATCTCGACGACCCGTCGCTGGCCTGCGCCCGCGCTCCGAAATGCGCGGCCGACTACCAGTCGAAGATCAGCGGGCCGCTGTTCGACCGCATCGACCTGCACATCGACGTGCCCGCCGTCAGCCCCGCCGATCTCAGCCTGCCGCCGCCCGCGGAGGGCAGCGCCGACGTGGCCGCCCGCGTCGCGCTGGCCCGCGCCGTCCAGGCGGAGCGCTACGCCGGCTTCGGCCCCTTTCCCGAGGGCCGGGCGGTGCGCACCAACGCCGAGGCGGACGGCGAACTGCTGGAGAAGGCCGCCGCTCCCGACCAGCCGGGCCGCGCCCTGCTGACCGAGGCGGCGGAGCGGCTGAAGCTGTCCGCCCGTGGCTATCACCGCGTCATGCGCGTCGCCCGCACGCTGGCCGACCTGGACGGCGGGGGCGGCGTGCGCCGCCCGCACGTCGCGGAGGCGCTCGGCTACCGCCGCATCGCCCCCGGACGGTGA
- a CDS encoding HdeD family acid-resistance protein yields the protein MATEAMYEARRVQGMNDLLARNWWALALRGAAAVVLGLLAFLLPGATVATLAILLAAYLLMDGLFAIVGGVRAAQAQERSLPFLLDGVVSLVAGAVALLWPEASLFALIFVIAAWSVITGFAKIMTAWRMHRTHGKWAWGVAGALSVLFGFGMWVLPSLGLLAVALGVGSYLIAYGALAIITAFRLRRCLHDRNHHSNHGNAVAAE from the coding sequence ATGGCGACGGAGGCGATGTACGAGGCCCGCCGGGTCCAGGGCATGAACGACCTGCTGGCGCGCAACTGGTGGGCGCTGGCGTTGCGCGGCGCCGCGGCGGTGGTGCTCGGCCTGCTGGCCTTCCTTCTGCCGGGGGCGACGGTCGCCACCCTGGCGATTCTTCTCGCGGCCTATCTGCTGATGGACGGGCTGTTCGCCATCGTCGGCGGCGTCCGCGCCGCGCAGGCGCAGGAGCGCAGCCTGCCCTTCCTGCTGGACGGCGTGGTCAGTCTGGTGGCGGGCGCCGTGGCCCTGCTGTGGCCGGAGGCGAGCCTGTTCGCGCTGATCTTCGTGATCGCCGCCTGGTCGGTCATCACCGGCTTCGCCAAGATCATGACCGCGTGGCGCATGCACCGCACCCACGGCAAATGGGCCTGGGGCGTGGCCGGCGCCCTGTCGGTGCTGTTCGGCTTCGGCATGTGGGTCCTGCCGTCGCTGGGCCTGCTGGCCGTGGCGCTGGGCGTGGGCAGCTATCTGATCGCCTATGGCGCGCTGGCCATCATCACGGCCTTCCGCCTGCGTCGCTGCCTGCACGACCGGAACCATCACTCCAACCACGGCAACGCCGTGGCGGCGGAGTGA
- a CDS encoding aminotransferase class I/II-fold pyridoxal phosphate-dependent enzyme, producing MSLPDLGTFALVNDRLDRLSDYPFTRLAALLSGVTPRSNAEPILMSVGEPQHQPPAIIDETLRANAHLWGKYPPVGGTPEFREAVGAWLTRRYALPDGLFDAEKSVLPVSGTREALFLLALLAVPPSKAGRQPAVLMPNPFYAPYEGAALLAGAEPVFLPSTRETGFLPDLDALTPELLERTALFYLCTPANPQGAAADAAYLERAIGLARRYGFILAVDECYAEIYLDKPPVGALQVASRLVHDGKPWANILVFHSLSKRSSAAGLRSGFVAGDPELMARFTRLRSYSNAGMPLPVLAASAALWRDEAHVEENRALYRAKFDAAEAALKGRYGYYRPDGGFFLWLEVGDGEEATRRLWAEGGIRVLPGAYLTRSNPGEANPGAPFIRIALVNDAETVAHACAAIARILG from the coding sequence ATGTCGCTCCCGGACCTCGGCACCTTCGCTCTCGTCAACGACCGGCTCGACCGGCTGTCCGACTACCCCTTCACCCGGCTGGCGGCCCTGCTGTCCGGGGTGACGCCGCGCAGCAACGCCGAGCCGATCCTGATGTCGGTGGGCGAGCCGCAGCACCAGCCGCCGGCCATCATCGACGAGACGCTGCGCGCCAACGCCCATTTGTGGGGCAAATACCCGCCGGTCGGCGGCACGCCGGAGTTCCGCGAGGCGGTTGGCGCCTGGCTGACCCGCCGCTACGCCCTGCCGGACGGTCTGTTCGACGCCGAAAAGTCGGTCCTGCCGGTGTCCGGCACGCGCGAGGCGCTGTTCCTGCTGGCCCTGCTGGCCGTGCCGCCGTCCAAGGCGGGCCGGCAGCCGGCGGTGCTGATGCCCAACCCCTTCTACGCGCCCTACGAGGGGGCGGCCCTGCTGGCGGGGGCGGAGCCGGTGTTCCTGCCCTCCACCCGCGAGACCGGCTTCCTGCCCGACCTCGACGCGCTGACGCCGGAGCTGCTGGAACGCACGGCGCTGTTCTACCTCTGCACCCCGGCCAACCCGCAGGGGGCGGCGGCCGACGCCGCCTATCTGGAGCGGGCGATCGGGCTGGCGCGGCGCTACGGCTTCATCCTGGCGGTGGACGAGTGCTACGCCGAGATCTACCTGGACAAGCCGCCGGTCGGCGCGCTCCAGGTCGCCTCCAGGCTGGTCCATGACGGGAAGCCCTGGGCGAACATCCTGGTCTTCCATTCCCTGTCCAAGCGGTCGAGCGCCGCCGGGCTGCGCTCGGGCTTCGTGGCCGGCGATCCGGAACTGATGGCGCGCTTCACCCGCCTGCGCAGCTATTCCAACGCCGGGATGCCGCTGCCGGTGCTGGCGGCCAGCGCCGCCCTGTGGCGGGACGAGGCGCATGTCGAGGAGAACCGCGCGCTCTACCGCGCCAAGTTCGACGCGGCGGAGGCCGCGCTGAAGGGGCGCTACGGCTATTACCGGCCGGACGGCGGCTTCTTCCTGTGGCTGGAGGTCGGCGACGGCGAGGAGGCGACGCGCCGCCTGTGGGCGGAGGGCGGCATCCGCGTTCTGCCCGGCGCCTACCTGACCCGCAGCAACCCCGGCGAGGCCAACCCCGGCGCCCCCTTCATCCGCATCGCGCTGGTGAACGACGCCGAGACGGTCGCCCACGCCTGCGCCGCCATCGCCCGCATCCTGGGATAA
- a CDS encoding DNA translocase FtsK 4TM domain-containing protein: protein MARPASPRSGSGKSAGARPAGARPEKPPFFSPATRAFVVARARELAGFALGVVGLVLMVILGSYNPADPSWNAVPAADAHIHNLFGRFGAHLADVLIQSLGWAAYLLALVPMMWGWRLSLQKSIRHPLFRSVLAVWGVLLIAMFLAGMGGGGGDPLNGHPGGSFGIVLLDGVSKLLFGGPGNPVVGTAAGVAGGLILFVAMGLSIREWAASLRETAAGLARLGRGARAGVSFMRDKGAEAARSAARQTGGLLRREPSLATTGKKTAAPTLDDASDDAPGEDGAITLRAAPRGRLSDSISVEPRVEARTRAVPVVTPPAGGKKAADQGRPSKQAALNLEEADGYELPPLDLLQIVPTSVRGEKVDEAALRENAVKLEGVLSDFGVRGEVQKVHPGPVVTLYELEPAPGTKSSRVIGLADDIARSMSAVSVRVAVVPGRNVIGIELPNAKRETVLLRELLAGDVFDKTAGKLLLALGKDIGGQSVVADLARFPHLLVAGTTGSGKSVAINTMILSLLYRLPPDRCRFIMIDPKMLELSVYEGIPHLLTPVVTDPKKAVVALKWTVREMEDRYRNMSKLGVRNIEGYNARLREARADGELLTRRVQTGFDPDTGKPIFEEQPLDLKELPYIVVIVDEMADLMLVAGKDIEAAIQRLAQMARAAGIHLIMATQRPSVDVITGTIKANFPTRISFQVTSKIDSRTILGEQGAEQLLGQGDMLYMAGGGRITRVHGPFVADGEVEQVVKFLKTQGEPSYVDAITEEDDEDGGSFDDGSGAGGGSGDDLYDKAVAVVCRERKASTSFIQRQLRIGYNSAARLIERMESEGVVSKPNHAGKREVLARNIEE, encoded by the coding sequence ATGGCACGACCCGCAAGCCCCCGCAGCGGAAGCGGCAAAAGCGCCGGAGCGCGGCCCGCCGGAGCACGGCCGGAGAAGCCGCCCTTCTTCTCGCCCGCCACGCGCGCCTTCGTGGTGGCGCGGGCGCGCGAGCTGGCCGGCTTCGCGCTGGGCGTGGTCGGTCTGGTGCTGATGGTCATCCTGGGCAGCTACAACCCGGCCGACCCGTCCTGGAACGCGGTCCCGGCGGCGGACGCCCACATCCACAACCTGTTCGGCCGGTTCGGCGCCCATCTGGCCGACGTCCTGATCCAGTCGCTGGGCTGGGCGGCCTATCTGCTGGCGCTGGTCCCGATGATGTGGGGCTGGCGGCTCAGCCTGCAGAAGAGCATCCGCCACCCGCTGTTCCGCAGCGTGCTGGCGGTGTGGGGCGTGCTTCTCATCGCCATGTTCCTGGCCGGGATGGGCGGCGGGGGCGGAGACCCGCTGAACGGCCATCCCGGCGGCAGCTTCGGCATCGTTCTGCTGGATGGCGTCAGCAAGCTGCTGTTCGGCGGCCCCGGCAACCCGGTGGTCGGCACGGCGGCCGGCGTGGCCGGCGGTCTGATCCTGTTCGTCGCCATGGGCCTGTCGATCCGCGAATGGGCGGCCAGCCTGCGCGAGACCGCCGCCGGCCTCGCCCGCCTCGGGCGGGGCGCGCGGGCCGGCGTGTCCTTCATGCGCGACAAGGGCGCGGAGGCCGCGCGCAGCGCCGCCCGCCAGACCGGCGGCCTGCTGCGCCGCGAGCCGAGCCTCGCCACCACCGGAAAGAAGACCGCCGCCCCGACGCTGGACGACGCTTCCGACGACGCGCCCGGCGAGGACGGCGCCATCACCCTGCGCGCCGCGCCGCGCGGCCGCCTGTCCGACTCCATCAGCGTGGAGCCGCGCGTGGAGGCCAGGACCCGCGCCGTCCCGGTGGTCACCCCGCCGGCCGGCGGCAAGAAGGCCGCCGACCAGGGGCGCCCGTCCAAGCAGGCCGCCCTCAATCTGGAGGAGGCGGACGGCTACGAGCTGCCGCCCCTCGACCTGCTGCAGATCGTCCCGACCAGCGTGCGTGGCGAGAAGGTGGACGAGGCGGCGCTGCGCGAGAACGCGGTGAAGCTGGAAGGCGTGCTGTCCGACTTCGGCGTGCGCGGCGAGGTGCAGAAGGTCCATCCCGGCCCGGTCGTCACCCTTTACGAGCTGGAGCCGGCTCCCGGCACCAAGTCGTCCCGCGTCATCGGCCTGGCCGACGACATCGCCCGCTCGATGAGCGCGGTGTCGGTCCGCGTCGCCGTGGTGCCGGGCCGCAACGTCATCGGCATCGAGCTGCCCAACGCCAAGCGCGAGACCGTGCTGCTGCGCGAACTGCTGGCCGGCGACGTCTTCGACAAGACGGCGGGCAAGCTGCTGCTGGCGCTGGGCAAGGACATCGGCGGCCAGTCGGTGGTGGCCGACCTCGCCCGCTTCCCGCACCTGCTGGTCGCCGGCACCACCGGCTCGGGCAAGTCGGTCGCCATCAACACGATGATCCTGTCGCTGCTTTACCGGCTGCCGCCCGACCGCTGCCGCTTCATCATGATCGACCCCAAGATGCTGGAGCTGTCGGTCTATGAGGGCATCCCGCATCTGCTGACGCCGGTCGTCACCGACCCGAAGAAGGCGGTGGTCGCCCTGAAATGGACGGTGCGGGAGATGGAGGACCGCTACCGCAACATGTCCAAGCTGGGCGTGCGCAACATCGAGGGCTACAACGCCCGCCTGCGCGAGGCCCGCGCCGACGGCGAGCTGCTGACCCGCCGCGTCCAGACCGGCTTCGACCCCGACACCGGCAAGCCGATCTTCGAAGAGCAGCCGCTCGACCTGAAGGAGCTGCCCTACATCGTGGTCATCGTGGACGAGATGGCCGACCTGATGCTGGTGGCCGGCAAGGACATCGAAGCGGCGATCCAGCGCCTCGCCCAGATGGCGCGGGCCGCCGGCATCCACCTGATCATGGCGACGCAGCGCCCGTCGGTGGACGTCATCACCGGCACCATCAAGGCCAACTTCCCGACCCGCATCAGCTTCCAGGTCACCTCCAAGATCGACAGCCGCACCATCCTCGGCGAGCAGGGGGCGGAACAGCTGCTCGGCCAGGGCGACATGCTCTACATGGCCGGCGGCGGCCGCATCACCCGCGTCCACGGCCCCTTCGTCGCCGACGGCGAGGTCGAGCAGGTGGTGAAGTTCCTCAAGACCCAGGGCGAGCCGAGCTACGTCGACGCCATCACCGAGGAGGACGATGAGGACGGCGGCTCCTTCGACGACGGGTCGGGTGCCGGCGGCGGGTCGGGCGACGACCTCTACGACAAGGCGGTGGCGGTGGTCTGCCGCGAGCGCAAGGCGTCGACCAGCTTCATCCAGCGCCAGCTCCGCATCGGCTACAACTCCGCCGCCCGCCTGATCGAGCGGATGGAGAGCGAAGGCGTGGTTAGCAAGCCCAACCACGCCGGCAAGCGCGAGGTCCTGGCCCGCAACATCGAGGAGTAG
- a CDS encoding outer membrane lipoprotein carrier protein LolA yields the protein MKIPFRRILAAAAVALSVTTAGAVLDSALAAPRAAALSAQDQTLVAQAESYLNGIGTLQSKFVQVAPNGHQTTGTFYLARPGRMRLEYDPPVKDFVVADGAFIFYWDGEMRQQSSAPIGSTLADFILRKNIRLSGDVTVTGVYQAPGLVEISLTETKDPGKGTLTLVFEDRPFQLRKWRVLDAQGLTTEVALMNPREGMQFDSKLFYFIEPSKSDYGRSN from the coding sequence ATGAAGATCCCGTTCCGCCGCATCCTGGCTGCCGCTGCCGTCGCCCTGTCCGTCACCACGGCGGGAGCGGTCCTCGACTCCGCGCTCGCCGCGCCGCGCGCCGCCGCCCTGTCCGCCCAGGACCAGACGCTGGTGGCCCAGGCGGAAAGCTACCTGAACGGCATCGGCACCCTGCAATCGAAGTTCGTGCAGGTCGCGCCGAACGGCCATCAGACCACCGGCACCTTCTACCTCGCGCGCCCCGGCCGGATGCGGCTGGAATATGACCCGCCGGTGAAGGACTTCGTCGTCGCCGACGGCGCCTTCATCTTCTATTGGGACGGGGAGATGCGGCAGCAGTCCAGCGCCCCCATCGGCAGCACGCTGGCCGACTTCATCCTGCGCAAGAACATCCGGCTGTCCGGCGACGTGACGGTGACCGGGGTCTATCAGGCGCCGGGACTGGTGGAGATCAGCCTGACCGAGACCAAGGACCCCGGCAAGGGCACCCTGACGCTGGTCTTCGAGGACCGGCCCTTCCAGCTCCGCAAATGGCGGGTGCTGGATGCCCAGGGGCTGACGACCGAGGTGGCGCTGATGAACCCGCGCGAGGGCATGCAGTTCGACTCGAAGCTCTTCTACTTCATCGAACCCAGCAAGAGCGATTACGGCCGCAGCAACTGA
- a CDS encoding UbiH/UbiF/VisC/COQ6 family ubiquinone biosynthesis hydroxylase produces the protein MTESGTTAAQEITTDVVVLGGGLAGLSMAAALATAGVPVVCIDRDSPDRQAADDFDIRTTAVAYASMKVLEGAGVWKHMEPDAGPILDIRVADQFSPLFVHYDHKELNWDGRNQPFGWILDNKDMRRALFARARELPGLRHLAPAQAVSIERSRAGATVKLADGRVVKARLVVGADGRRSLARESAGIKLRTWAYDQSAIICTIRHSEPHNGVAVEHFLPNGPFAVLPMTGNRSSIVWSEKRSLVDMYLKLPEDQFIDELTRRSGGYLGDIELVTRRDAWPLSVLLAERFIAERVALIGEAAHAIHPIAGQGLNLGLRDVAALAEVIVDAHRLGLDVGSPEVLARFQRWRRFDTVLLAAVCDGLVHLFSNNIPPIKLARDVGMAVVNRLPPLKRFFMRHAMGVVGELPRMIKGVPL, from the coding sequence ATGACCGAATCGGGCACCACCGCAGCGCAGGAGATCACGACCGACGTCGTCGTGTTGGGCGGCGGACTGGCCGGGCTCAGCATGGCGGCGGCCCTGGCCACCGCGGGCGTTCCGGTGGTCTGCATCGACCGCGACAGCCCGGACCGGCAGGCCGCGGACGACTTCGACATCCGCACCACGGCGGTCGCCTACGCCTCGATGAAGGTGCTGGAGGGGGCGGGCGTGTGGAAGCACATGGAGCCCGACGCCGGCCCGATCCTCGACATCCGGGTGGCCGACCAGTTCTCGCCCTTGTTCGTGCATTACGACCACAAGGAGCTGAACTGGGACGGCCGGAACCAACCCTTCGGCTGGATTCTCGACAACAAGGACATGCGCCGCGCCCTGTTCGCCCGCGCCAGGGAGCTGCCCGGCCTGCGCCATCTGGCCCCGGCCCAGGCCGTGTCGATCGAGCGCAGCCGCGCCGGCGCCACGGTAAAGCTGGCCGACGGGCGGGTGGTCAAGGCGCGGTTGGTGGTCGGGGCCGACGGGCGCCGCTCGCTGGCGCGGGAAAGCGCCGGGATCAAGCTGCGCACCTGGGCCTACGATCAATCCGCGATCATCTGCACGATCCGCCATTCGGAGCCGCACAACGGCGTGGCGGTGGAGCATTTCCTGCCCAACGGTCCCTTCGCCGTGCTGCCGATGACCGGGAACCGCTCCTCCATCGTGTGGAGCGAGAAGCGGTCGCTGGTCGACATGTATCTGAAGCTGCCGGAGGACCAGTTCATCGACGAGCTGACCCGGCGGTCGGGCGGCTATCTGGGCGACATCGAACTGGTGACCCGGCGCGACGCCTGGCCGCTGTCGGTCCTGCTGGCCGAGCGTTTCATCGCCGAGCGCGTGGCGCTGATCGGCGAGGCGGCCCACGCCATCCACCCCATCGCCGGGCAGGGGCTGAACCTGGGCCTGCGCGACGTGGCGGCGCTCGCCGAGGTGATCGTGGACGCCCACCGGCTGGGGCTGGACGTCGGCTCGCCGGAGGTGCTGGCCCGCTTCCAGCGCTGGCGCCGCTTCGACACGGTGCTGCTGGCCGCGGTGTGCGACGGTCTGGTGCACCTGTTCTCCAACAACATCCCGCCGATCAAGCTGGCCCGCGACGTCGGCATGGCCGTCGTCAACCGCCTGCCGCCGCTGAAGCGCTTCTTCATGCGGCACGCGATGGGCGTGGTCGGCGAGCTGCCGCGGATGATCAAGGGCGTGCCGCTGTAA
- the glnK gene encoding P-II family nitrogen regulator, whose protein sequence is MKLVMAIIKPFKLDEVREALTSLGIQGLTVSEVKGFGRQKGQTEIYRGAEYSVSFLPKVKVEVAVSDDQYEQVVEAIQKAANTGRIGDGKIFVLDIAQAVRIRTGETNTEAL, encoded by the coding sequence ATGAAACTGGTTATGGCCATCATCAAGCCGTTCAAGCTCGACGAAGTGCGCGAGGCGCTGACGTCGCTCGGGATTCAGGGCCTGACGGTGAGCGAGGTGAAGGGCTTCGGACGCCAGAAGGGTCAGACCGAGATCTACCGCGGCGCCGAGTATTCCGTGAGCTTCCTGCCCAAGGTGAAGGTCGAGGTCGCGGTGTCCGACGACCAGTACGAGCAGGTGGTCGAGGCGATCCAGAAGGCCGCCAACACCGGCCGCATCGGCGACGGCAAGATCTTCGTGCTGGACATCGCCCAGGCCGTGCGCATCCGCACCGGCGAGACCAACACCGAAGCGCTCTGA
- a CDS encoding creatininase family protein, translated as MQLLLSTWAEAEAYLKTSKGIILPIGSTEQHGPNGLIGTDAICAEVVARGVGDATGAMVGPTIPVGMAVHHMDFAGSMTLKPSTLIALLRDYVMSLAEHGFERFFFVNGHGGNVASVRAAFYEIYAENRALRGRQAPELRCTLVNWWENQEIGRLSRELFGGKEGSHATPSEVSLTQYAYPESIKTATMDPETASPGGFYDARDFRRRHPDGRIGSAPGLASPEHGKRLFETAVEAISRQYGAFLAEA; from the coding sequence GTGCAGCTTCTTCTCAGCACCTGGGCCGAGGCCGAGGCTTACCTGAAGACCTCCAAGGGCATCATCCTGCCCATCGGCTCCACCGAGCAGCATGGGCCGAACGGCCTGATCGGCACCGACGCCATCTGCGCCGAGGTCGTGGCCCGCGGCGTCGGCGACGCCACCGGGGCCATGGTCGGGCCGACCATCCCCGTCGGCATGGCCGTGCACCACATGGACTTTGCCGGCTCGATGACGCTGAAGCCCTCCACCCTGATCGCCCTGCTGCGCGACTATGTGATGTCGCTGGCGGAGCATGGGTTCGAGCGCTTCTTCTTCGTCAACGGCCACGGCGGCAACGTCGCGTCCGTCCGCGCCGCCTTCTACGAGATCTACGCGGAGAACCGCGCCCTGCGCGGCCGGCAGGCGCCGGAGCTGCGCTGCACCCTGGTCAACTGGTGGGAGAACCAGGAGATCGGCCGCCTGTCGCGGGAGCTGTTCGGCGGCAAGGAGGGCTCCCACGCCACGCCCAGCGAGGTGTCGCTGACCCAGTACGCCTATCCCGAGTCGATCAAGACGGCCACCATGGACCCGGAAACCGCGTCGCCCGGCGGCTTCTACGACGCCCGCGACTTCCGGCGGCGCCACCCGGACGGGCGCATCGGTTCCGCCCCCGGCCTCGCCTCGCCGGAGCATGGCAAGCGGCTGTTCGAGACGGCGGTCGAGGCGATCTCGCGCCAGTACGGCGCCTTCCTGGCGGAGGCCTGA
- the thpR gene encoding RNA 2',3'-cyclic phosphodiesterase — translation MIRLFVALDFPEDVRRRLAGLGGGVPGARWTDADNLHLTLRFIGEVPEDQAAEIDESLAQIAAPAFDLVLDGVGVYGSGRNARVLWAGVERSDALSHLQSKVESALVRCGLPAEERKFSPHVTLARLKDAPKDRIGRFIEERGMFRAGPIRVEHFTLYRSHLGKGAAVYEALSEYGLG, via the coding sequence ATGATCCGTCTCTTCGTCGCCCTCGATTTCCCGGAGGATGTGCGCCGGCGTCTGGCGGGGCTGGGCGGCGGCGTGCCCGGCGCCCGCTGGACCGACGCGGACAACCTGCACCTGACGCTCCGCTTCATCGGAGAGGTGCCGGAGGATCAGGCGGCGGAGATCGACGAGTCGCTGGCGCAGATCGCGGCCCCGGCCTTCGATCTGGTCCTGGACGGCGTGGGCGTGTACGGCAGCGGCCGCAACGCCCGCGTCCTCTGGGCCGGGGTGGAGCGCAGCGACGCCTTGTCGCACCTCCAGTCCAAGGTCGAGTCGGCGCTGGTCCGCTGCGGCCTGCCGGCGGAGGAGCGCAAGTTCTCGCCCCACGTCACGCTCGCCCGGCTGAAGGACGCGCCGAAGGACCGGATCGGGCGCTTCATCGAGGAGCGCGGGATGTTCCGCGCCGGGCCGATCCGGGTGGAGCACTTCACGCTCTACCGCAGCCACCTGGGCAAGGGGGCCGCGGTGTACGAGGCGCTGTCGGAATACGGGCTGGGGTGA